The DNA sequence TTACTATACTCGGCACTAATCGCttcattagttttttccccAGAAACAACGCTACATTTTAATTATCGCGCGTTTGATTGATCACACCGTTCATCTGATAATCCGATGGCATTGCTGATAAGACCGgtgtttttcttaaatgaaGCTTAGTTCCTGCCCACGAAGGTAGATACCTCGTTGaactttgtaaattttcctaCTGAACTTACATTTTCCTGCATTTACTTTTTGACCATTCTCAATAATGACCGAAATAGAACAGAAAGTTAGGACCAAACTAAACGCAGAACTGCAACCCACCTACCTGGTAAGTGCTGCGTGCTGTTAAGGTTTTGTTTCAATCACTCCTTGACTCCtaatttctctcattttcagctCTTGCACAGAATGCAGTCAATAGCTGCTCTATATTTCAAACCTTAAATTAATCTGTAAGCATGCTCTgcaatcatcaaaattttaaggttacgTTAGGGCTTCTTCTTTGCGGAAGATGCACCTTTAACTTGAGGCTTTTTTTTATCCGGAACACGGTGGATCATGATGAACATCAGTATTTTTCATTCCGTTCCTCAGCCACGTTCCAGTGGATCAGGATAGAATGGATGGGTCGCTCTTACGAGGTGGGTTGAGATCGCGTTACAATGTGATCCTAACCTAATCCGAGAAAGTTTCTGTCCTTAACAAATCGAACCAACCACCaaggttgaatttttttatcactttaaaTGCTTAGGATTGCTCAGGATTCCATTCCAGTGTTTTCCCGGCGATCCGCTATAAAGAAAAAGCCCTCTAAAATTGACTTCGGCTACAAGCCAAGTAATGCGGTCCCAAAGCAGCTGGCAATTTTGCAGCCTCTCTTAAGAAGTTTGGTCAGCTCTCTTTTCTCAACCTTACTACTGAAGGGAATCTTGCATTCACAAAACTTTCCTTGCTCCAAGGTAAAAAAGAGCCTCAAATCGAATTACAAGCTATGTAGCATCCTTTACTCGTAAAGCGATAAGGCGAGTTGTCTTTGATTTATGCAGGTTCATCATCTAAATTTCATTATCTCTTTATTAAATGATCTCGATGGACAAAGATTTACTATCACTTCAATTTGGAAGCATCTGTTCAAAAGAAATCTCTTCACATCTGTAATATTcatcaggggtgcagaaacttccaagggctcccccaaaataaatttaggttcccccattttaagttttcgcagaattttgccTGACACATAAAGTAATGCATTTGACAGTTGGGTTCCCTAAAAACAGCACGGTCAACAGTCAAGTTCCCCctaaatcctaaaaaaaaaaaaaaaaaccctcccaaggttcccccaattttttcgtCCTCACATGGGTTCCCCCATTTTTCTTGTCCTCACATGGGTTCTCCCATTTCATGCGAACGGCTGATCGTGTGGTTGGGAAGCTTCTGCACCCCTGATATTTATAGCAGATAGACTTCCTTTGTGTGAATGAGCCCATCGATCAATCAAGGTATTCCTATTGAAGTGCATTTTGATAGTCAGCTTGGCTTTTGTCTGTCGATTTCTTGGACATGAGGTTTGCTGCTATTGTCCAAGCGATTATTTCAATCGAAATACTAACGTACTTACCGACGATCACAAAAACTGTATACATCATCCATGTGCCGTTGCAGTTGACTAGACCCTGACCTGACTACATCTTGACAATTTTATCGCTGTGTCTCCTAATTTCAGAGGCTATATATCTTCAAGTtgaattttaccagaattgtGTTAATTAGCCTTATTTTTAATCAGTCAAAATATCCCAAGAGAGGTGGAAGAGATGGCACGAAACTccaataaaaattggaaaaccaTGAAAACTAAATCAAAATAAGTCAAAATAAAAGCCAATGTGTGCGTTTATTCTTTGTGACTGTCGATTTATGCTATCATCACCAAAAATGATTCACTCAAGCATTGATTATGCTCCATtttaatatgattttttttggttttgacaAATTCTTGTAAATAAACTTACAGCACATTCATTCCGTGCTTCGTAGCAAAGTCAAATAAAAATACATTCTATTATTTACATTGGGAAGTGAGATTTGAAGCTGAGGCTGGTCCTTCCCTTTCACGTCACTTCTATTAAAAGCAAATTaataatttcatgcattgatttatctgaaaaaaatactGATGATGTGCGTTTGTTGCTGTTTCAGACGAGAGGActtgaatgattttttcaaagttgtctGATCACAACGCCTagtttaaaaagagaaaagatgGAAAGCATCATCAGTAGCGCCAAGTACTTGATAATATTGATTGGGATACTTTTACGCTGGTGCACATCTCTCCACCCTCACTCTGGCCAAAATAAACCACCTCTTTTTGGTGACTATGAAGCCCAACGACACTGGATGGAAATCACTACTAACTTGCCTGTCGGGGAATGGTACCACAACACCACACGAAACGACTTGTTGTACTGGGGGCTGGACTATCCTCCTCTGACAGCATACCACATGTGGCTGTGTGGTGTAATCTCTAGTATCCTTTATCCCCAGTCCGTAGAGCTCTTCTCGTCTCGCGGCTATGAAAGCTACGGCCATAAAATCTTCATGAGGTCAACTGTTTTGATCTCTGACTTACTTATATTCTTCCCGGCAATGTACTACTATTTTCTTGTAATCAATTCATCCAAAAATAATGTCCGGGGTCATAACCAGTCTCTGTTAGGTATATTGATAGCACTTACTTTTCCAGGGTTGATCATCGTTGACTACGGACATTTTCAGTACAACTGCGTATCTTTAGGATTAATGACAGCTGCTGTTGCAGCAGTCTTTAAAGGGTCATACAAGTTTGCGTGCGTTCTTTTTGCCTTGGCGTTGAATTACAAGCAAATGGAACTATATCATGCTttgccttttttcttttatcttctCGGActgattttcaaaaagtatcaAAAAACTAGAAGCATTTTCGGTGTGGCTTTGTCCTTTATGACATTTGCAGCCATGGTTCTCTCAACCTTCCTTATTGTCTGGTTCCCCTTCATCTTTGATGCAAGCCAAGTGTCTCAAATTTTGCATCGAGTTTTCCCTATCTACCGCGGTGTCTTCGAAGATAAAGTGGCCAACTTTTGGTGCTTTTTCAATGTATTCTATAAACTACGTGCTCATTGTTCCAACGAAACAATTGCACAAATCTGCTTAGTTACAACTGCAGCAGCAGTCCTACCgtcttgttttaatttattcatcAAGCCAACACTGCACAAATTTAAATTATCACTGATTATTGTATCTCTAGGGTTTTTCCTCTTCTCCTATCATGTCCATGAAAAAAGCATTTTACTTGTTTCAGTGCCTGTCATTCTACACTTTTTGAAAGACCCGTTTCCTTGTTTTTGGTTTTTGACAGTTTCGACGCTAAGTCTTTCCCATTTGGTAGTCAAAGACAATTTAATCATTGCATTTGTAGCGTTGACTGGCCTTTTCATACTTATTAGTTTATCGTCGAtgagaaaattttcatcaattaatttaGCATCCAAAAGCTCATCAAAAAGCTCAGGTTTTTTGCGGGGCTCTataaaaaaaacgcatttgttttttctctcagttGTTGGATACTTTTACCTGTTCGTAGGACTGGTCTCAATAGAGCCCCCACAAAGGTATCCGGATATATTCCCGCTATTACTTGCTGTCTATTCTTTCGTCCATTTTGcctctttttttgtttatttttactctCAACAATTCTCTACAGCTGAAGCAAAAAAGGAACAGTAATCCTTTTATGTTCCTGAATCTGATTTCATTTCAATCTCGATACttcctcaatttaaattattttaaaatgatttgaTGTCAAGGAGCAAAAATTCTAAGgcataaattttactttgagTAATTTATCAATGCTCATGGGCACAATACTGCCATTCAGAGCAAGAACATAGTTCATGCGACCTTGAAAAGcgcttgattttgaaaatgcttGATTTCTGAAAGGTGCTCGAAAAGTGGTAGAATTATACACTTTACTAATTACCTGTAGTAAATACTTGGTTTGAAGAAAAAACGAACAATTTGATGTCAAGAAGATCATCTTGAAAAACATCCTATTTACAGAGGAAATCATGATTCATCTCTATAAAGAATTAGAAATGGCCGACTCAAACTCACAACACCAGGAAAGAACTGTGTGTaaaagaaacaacaaaaaagGTCTTGATTTTGTATTCTTGAGGCTGCTTAAACCATTAAGAAAGTAGTAGCGCTAACTCAGTTTTCAGTggtaattccaatttttaaggagGTTTTTTCATCGGGAAAAGAGTAGGAAGTTGTTAACAGAGCAAGGCACAATATTGATTAAAATAATCTGGAATAATGCCcgaatttttttgtgaagaaaaaaaaggtgaaagaCAGTAATTCCTTTACTGAGTTTTTGCTCAACATGGCAGAAAAAATGCTACGTCCAAGACTGAATAACTTAAGTGTGAAAAGGATTGTTTGCTCTTAGAGACAGATATTTTGTTCTTTCTGGTAggtagtcaattttttttttcaatgttttgttGATCACTATTATTTTTGGCATAGGGTAATCGTTGATCTTTTTTATCTCTTAATCATAGAATTTTTACATGATTATTTTATACATCCAGATGTTTATGtgttcatcctaatttaattgAATAGTCTTCATTGACATCTAGGTATTAATGTCCAATTGCTACGCAATCAAGGTAAAACAGTTTCGCACAAGAATTTTAAACTGAACACCATTTCTACCTCTGTTTAGTTTACTGAATGTCAGCttcagcgtttttcctcaattttgtcCTTTTAGCTttgaaggaagaaaatttttgcaAGTACAAGTTTCCGACTTAAAAATAGCAACATTGACTGTTAATTGACTGTGAGATTCACAATTGACTGTTATTAACTCTGTAAATAGACTGTTAAATTGACCTTAACAATTATTGActgcacattttaaaaaaatattactagATGTTGTAGAGCTGCTAGGTAGACAATCAGAATATAAACAAAAGTTGGAACAAGAATATTAAAAGCATTTTGTATAGTTTGACGAGTACAattcttaaaataattaaaacaataaTCAAGATTTCTCGTAGAGCctcgtatttttgctaaaaaacgTGGATGTCTAATTGAATATGGAATGCCTGCATTTTCTATCTATTTTGCCCTGTGTGATAATTAATTGGTGGTCTTTTGAAATTCTCTTTTCAGTTGAGACGAGTCACCTTTGACTGAAATGCTGTAATTTGAATCGTCttcttactactactactactactacacggaaaaaaaataaatgttgatttagcatttatactgttaaaaagatgtcagacaagtttcaaatgctgattttacaatacaaaaatgctaacataacattttaatttgtacgttttgcagtgggcgtagttacgttagcatttgttaaaatgtaaaatcagcatttgaaacttgtcggacatctttttaacagtataaatgctaaatcaacatttaatttctctccatgtactactactactactactactactactactactactactactactactactactactactactactactactactactactactactactactactactactactactactactactactactactactactactactactactactactactactttcctTGACACTCCGGCCGATCTACACCACTAAAACTACTAAAACTTCCAAACTAGTCTTCTTactaaaacttttaaaatctaaTTCAAGTTGCTAGTTCCTCCAATTAACATTAATTTCATTAATAAGAACTTTAGTAGTAGAACTTTATATAATTGGAATAGCATTTGTACTGTGTATGTGTGTAAATACTTTTTACGGTGAGAAATTATTTTgttgattaatttattttgagtTGGGtaataaattttgtttttgaactGGTCTTTCTCTCCATGAACGGTACTTACCTAGACCTAAGCCCACAGTAATACCTGTCAAGTTGTCGATGACAATGAaccttttttttgcatttcacCGAAAGTAGCCACATGAATTAACTCATGATCACTTTCATTAAAGTTTCCCATTGATTGGTCAAATAATAACTTTCCAATTCTGACTTAGGATCAATtactttttcaattaaattgtgTGTCCATAATACAATTGTCTCTCTGCTTTTAAACACACGCACAaccaaaaaaagcaaaaatgcaacaaatttATATCTCAATTGTAGCGTTAAAAAATctttaattatgttttattaaGTAAAACTATAGAgtatttccttggaattttgtgCGATTTTTTTAGGATGAGTGAAAAACTTCTTTCAATAGAAACTGTCAGTTGATTATCCCTGTAGAAATGTAACATTAGTGGAGACTTACAATATCGCAATTTGACGTgcattttttccaactttagccatcgatttctCTGGCTGATCCCTAAAAATACCCATCTGTCTAGTCTCGTATAATCTATTTGCTgagcagatttttttctttgcaccAATGGCATGTACGATGTTTCCgtaataagccagaaatagtcgTTCCTTTTTGTGTAATTTAGTCCCAACTTTTGTATCAAGAAGTGTGCTAAGTTGCACATTCAGGACACAGAAGTTGGCATGCTAATTACAAGGACTCACTTGTTCCCCCAATCAAATTTGTTATTTTCATACTTTACGAACTGTCTCAAAGGTACTTAACTATGTTTCAATGGTGAAATCGGCAAAACAAGTGTGCGGCTTTTCAAAGTTAAActgtattcattttttttaacaggaaactAACTGAGAAAGTCAGGGTTTTttacatttctggaaaactcctgataatttttcctctcaaaatggagaaaatttcatgcaataaaGCTAGTCTGTCCTACAGCAAAATATGAGagtgaaaatttagaaatgatTGAGATAATGCTGATGTTGATCATGATTTCAAACTCTTTTTCTATCGGTATCAAAGATGTAACAACGAAATAACGTTTCTTGACATGTTTTAGAATTTAtgatcatgttttattttctttcaaaaaaataaacttgcCTTACTGCCTATAATTTTCGGAAATTATTCTCgataagacaaaaaaaaaaacaaaatcacacaaaattttattcTGCCATGATGATCAGCCAAGTATTCATCATAAAAGGAAAATGTGACAGAGGAAAGCTGTTACAAACAGAGGTATTGACGCTATAAGTcaacaatcacataactcggtttgcgatgttgcagactccctgtcatactttattttttaaacggaaaactactcaacggcaattcttgaaaatttccgtgatttttcttctctgtgcgaagaaaactctgcataaacttcaaggaatgatgtcaatttgttcccctttaaaaaaaatatcatagaggcggagattttcagacaccgaaaacgagataggtgtgtgattgcagacttacgctGTCCGTATGTAGTTTTGCTGTTTCACAATATTTATGCTTAAGGCTGATATAAGTATGTTTATTGTGTGTGAGCAGTACAAATCAGACATTGGTGGTGACTGcttagaagttttaaaaaaaaaataaaattctgtttTTGGAACTGAAATAGAAATTAGCAAAATGAACCCTCGGGTAACAAGAAAGAGCTGTGAATCCTTAATTAGTGAACATTTTTGTGTGTACCTCAGTACCCATGTCagatttcaaaattggaaaagtaAGTCATCTTTTTAGAAATTGTAACCGAAATAAGAAACACTGTAACTGAAATTCTGTGTTTCTTGAAATCTTCATCAAAGTAAATTCTTAGAAAGTTTTAAGCTGTTCAACTATTAAACGCCTTGAAACGTTCTGTAAATATACCTCAGATCATGAAAAatgcacaaaatttcaagtttgagTGTTGCTTcgtttttggtttaaaaaatagaacatCAAAGATCATCAGGTAATGTCTGATGTAGTTATGCTGTTTCTGGTTAAATCTGCCTAAAAATTGACTTATAAACcaattttctttacttttccggttgactaatttttctgttttgctGCTTTCAGGAGCTTAACGATATCTCTGACGGATGTGGTTCCAAATTCCAAGCAGTTATTGTTTCCGAGAAATTTGTAGGGAAAAGCAGAATAGATAGACAGAGGTAAGAGACAAAATACCTTCGTGGAAATTTGTCTTTCAGCACTTTCTGAGATGATATACTGTAGTTGATATCTGTAATCAACGGAGACAGAAGAAGTCCATTCACCAAGTTCCCTCTTCTGTATCTCGGTTTTAAGAAAATCTAAACAGAGCTTGTCAACTACTCATTTTTATTGCCTTGATTTACACTTTGTTTAAGTAGGTATCAGAGCATTTAATGGACTGTTTGACGTGAGTTAATGGGCACTCTGAAGTGCAATTATACTGTGGTCGTGTCAATGGTTTCCTGGCCAACTTTCAATCCTTAGCATCATTCCCCCTCCTTTCTCTTGTGATCCATTGGTGGCAAAcataaaaattacaataatGAAACTCAGTTGCACAGTTGGACGCACTTTGCAATCAGAATctacaatttctggatcatccgtaaaacacttatgtgcatagggaaactaacggcacataccttctctctaaactgagccaaaaattatagttcctaattgcaaaatgtagtccaattgtgtACCTAATCTCCTCCAAGTAATCAGAGTACAATTGGATCCTTgtagcagaagggaaccaatgCAAAGATTGTTTCCAAAATggtgcattttttatttaactttgaaaaaatacttaatacatGTACAgtaataaaatttatttcattaattttcattagattagaaattttttggCAGAAAGAAAATATGTGCTATTCAAGAGTTTTTatgaagtaaaaattttattgcaagaTTTTTACAACACTAATCGCATTGGTTCCGTTCTGCTACATGCGATCCAATTCAACCTCAGTTGAAAATTTCTTCCGaacatttgatttttgtttggtttttttaaaataattcttttAAACCTCGAAAAGATCTCATgctctttttgtttttctttccccccccccccttttctttgagagaaaattaaagGTTGCTTTGAGTTTTTCTGAATGAGTGCAGTGTGTAGTTAGTTTGTTTAACTAAACTTAAGTACATGCTGTGACATTAATATAAAGCAAGGGCGATTGTCACCCTAGCACCTCATCTGTTTTAATCAGTAATTAATTGCCATTATAACTAACATGATTTTTATCAATATTTATTGATATAATTTGACAATCAGAACCGGAGATGAACCATCTTCCAGAGAGGAACCTAAGCCAGATGCTAGATATTCGCTATTAcaaatttttagtccatttatTAGTTTCTGACTCAATATTTTATTtccctctttgaaaaattaatttattttcctaacgaattttttttttttttttttttcagacttGTATACACCATAATTGCTGATGAGATGAAACAAATTCATGCTTTCTCCCAGCGAACCTTAACTCCAGAAGaatgggaaaaagaaaaaaagtgatcTCATACCAGttctataatttttaattaattttcaagttCATTTAGTTTTTCTCTGTTAATTTTCAAAGCATTTTCTTTCCCCTCTAATTTATGAGGCAGATGAActttattcttcaaaaatatatgtaaaaaaaaattccaaaaatatatctcatcttaatttttttcttctaaatcaCTATACTAGCGAAGTCTTTCATTGGGGTGAACAAAAAATAAGTAGAAAATCATGGCAGACTCTAACAATAAGATCAATTTCTGTACGTCTTCTCCAGGAAAAATAATCCTATTTGGTGAACACAGCGTTGTTTATGGTAAACTAGCCGTTGCTGCCAGTATCAGTAATCGTACAACGGCAACATTCAAAGAGGTCGAGGGTGATGTTTTCACTCTTAATCTGCCCAAATTAGGGTACTGTGAAACTTTTGAATTAGCTAATTTGCAAAGTAAGCTTGATGAGAATATccctttgaaaaagaaaatatccaaGCAGCAAACCGATCTAGGTACAGTAGGTCTAGTGGACATTGATGCGCTTCTTGAGCTCTCAGGGAAAGACGTCAATTTCAATGCTTCAGTTGAACAATCTGATGCTATTAGGAAAGCACTGCAtgcctttttctttttatttcggGGCATCTTGGGAACAACGCTCGTAAATGTACCTCCCAGCACACTAGAAATTGACTCGGAGTTGGAGCTCGGGGCAGGAACCGGCAGCTCTGCATCGTTTTGCGTCACTTTGGCCGCAGCTTTCATCCAGCTTTTGAAGCAGAGAACTCCCCCTGGTTATAGAGTTTCGAAGCATGAATATCGGAATTTTACATTCGATGGCAGCTTGGAGAGCTTTTCTGAAAAGGTACATTTTCATTGTACAATTTatatgaaatttttatgttgaaaTCATTTTAAGTGCCATGTTTGGTCACTCTATAAAATGTTAAATTACTCAATGGAgaacttttaaatttgaaggagGAAACGATTCACACAATTGGAAATTTGGTACAACTCTTAACCCTCTATGGAATAGCGTTACGAATTTGTAACAAGGtatttttgggatttttaaaaattgaatctttcctctgtggcatgattttgcaaattttcattagttttttcttctttgaattactgattcctaaaatttaaaattttgaaaaagaaatttggTACTCTatgttttttatgcaagctacaaaataaaTTAGTGTCCCCTGGAATCTGAGatacaaaattaattcatgctaTAGAGgatgaaggaagttatgaaaatatttaagtATAACAAACATTAATCAAATGACAAATgtacaaatgatgtcatttgtattATCTGTGCTCAATTTGATCAGTATCAAGTGTCAACTATCTTatctaggagttgattttcaaatttcttattCCGTGAATTGATTTCTACATAAAGTTTTGAGGAGGTAACACATAACATGATGCTTTATTTCATACCCTATCCAGTGGcctatttttcgtttttttccctccttattctgatgtttgtaatttttgatcaaCTCTGCATTTTCTTTCCAGGAAAAAATCATTATAAGCTGTTGGGCACTTCatggtgaaaaaataaatcacggAAAGCCATCAGGACTGGACAATTCTGTCTGCACTCATGGGGCTATACTCCAGATGAACGTACGAGGGTTTTTGAAGCATGAGGGTGGTTTCCAGTGTATGGACCTCAATATTAAGCTGAGTGTGCTTCTTATCAACTCAGGTAAGAATCGGTATTGATTCTAATTGGAGAACTTATCTTGAGAAGGTGctaactctggaaaaaaaaaatttataggaGACGAGATAGACTATGAAGAAAGCAGAAAATCATCACTTCTCTGTCAAAAACTcaatctcaaaaaaatcggTGTTGGCACCTTTTCAGAATAAGCATTAAATTGTTTTCATTAACTGCACTGTGCAGTTGCAACAAAATGAAGGCGTTACGTGATGAAGGGCACTTCTTAGTCACGATGTTTCAGAACCTCCAGTGCTACCTTAAGTTTTGGAGTAGGAACTATTAGTTTGATTTTCTCAATTATTTGTTTAAAGCATTgtgaaatcatgaagaaaattcagttaaagtttcaattaTTCGCATAGATTTGCTTTGATCATGATGGATGAAATATCggcagagattctgaaacaatGCAActgagaaatgccctttctgtaCCCAGGGTTTCATCGAGAATATGCCTCGAAATTTAAGGAGGCAGAGTAAgtctttttttgtttgttttcgatcaatcatttttgtctcctCCATAACTATATGATTTTGATACATTTTAGGATTCCTCATTAGTATATTATAGAGTCTGCAAAATTCAGTGCTCCATCTTTGTCATCGGAAGAAAttataccagaaaaattgaggcgttgggtgttgaaagggcatttcttggttgcggtgtttcagaatctctagtGCTAATTCTTATTTGAGAGAGAAAACCATTGggtcaattttctgaaatttcacattttcagcATTGCAAAATCACAAAGAATATTTTGAGTAAAAGTTACAACAAATTTTATGCATTTGCTTCAATTATAATGGGTGAAACATTAGCCAAGATCTTGAGGCActaccaagaaatgccctttttgtaCCCAGTGCTTCAATTGTTAAaggatcaggaaattctgtCGAAGTCAAAGATTTTTCAACTAAATGCAGTGTAGCAcatgaaaattgaaacatttaatCAAATTCATTATACACGTTGGTTTGTGAAATCAAACCAGTGTCAATTTATCTGTGCAAAGAATCCAGAAAATCCGAAATGAAAGTTCATTAAACACCCTGTATCTTAAGATGCTTATCACTAACTTTTAAAGTGGTGGGAGCTGTCATTACATCAACCTaaagaatttttggaaaatttgtttCCAGGTGTTTCAAGGGATACGAAGTCATTGGTCTCGAAAGTGCGATCTCTGAAGGCAAGGCATGAAGGTGTGATAAATTTAATTCTAAACAGTATGGAAGGAATCGCGGAGAAGGGTGTTTTGACTCTCCAGAAATTATCAGATCTCGAAAAAGCCAAAGCCTCTGATAAAGACATCCGTAGCTTATACACAGTTCTCGAGGTAAATTCAGATAATTTCCAGTGAAGGAATATCGATGTTCTCATTTTTACTCTCTGTCTCGCTTGGATTGTTTTCTTGATAATCTATTTATTGTTCGAGCTCAAAAAAGTCTGTCTAATAAATGTGTTCagacatttttaattcttgcatttttcaaaagaagtgAATGTGCAGTAGATCATTGAATATTCATGTCTCAATAATCCGTTAATCCGGTCATCTGACACGGCTTTTTCACCCCTGAAACATGGCATTTTCAAACACAATACGGCGGAAACTATTCATAAATCATAAAGTTTTGAACCTCTGAGGCAAACCAGACTTGTTTCATACTTTCTGCGCCTGTTCACACAATGAGCAACAGTTTTTTCTTGAGTCATTAGAAAATaccttttttaaatatttttcttcttattttttgcagAAGATTTCCTTAAAAGCAATTTTGCATACTTTTGAACCtagaaattttgtaatttttcagtgtatatgaaactgatgaagaaaaatcttgtaaaactggaaaaaaggtcTGGAAATAGTTTTATCTGGAGAcattggtttttttccagttccacAGAAAGGAAATTGTGACATTTAGATCACAAGAACGAAAAGTACTTCAACTTCTCCGCAGAAAACTTTCAAGATGACCTATCCTGCCAACTCAGAATCAAAACTGATCTTTATTTTATCTTAATATTTCAGGAGCTGTTTGACCTAAATCACGGACTTCTATCAACTTTACAAGTTTCTCATGAGAAACTAGAACACATTCGAGCCATCACCGCTGGGTTTGGTCTTCATACAAAGCTAACGGGCGCCGGAGGTGGAGGTTATGCCATTGCTCTCATCCCACCGGATTATCCTGTAAATGTACTACCCGAGTGCATCAACCAGCTTGAAGCCAACAACTACCAAACTAGGCAAATTTACTTAGGAGGAGAAGGTGTAAACGTGAAACAATTGAGCTAGAAAATTGAATGCTATGGACCCtgagacaaggtacaaattcaagcattctgatatattttCCCTCATCCATTTCACGTAGGCTACGATTTTGGAAACTGAAATTGCTGGAATTAACTCCCAAGCAACATATGAGTGTTTTTATGTAGCATtggttaagaaaaa is a window from the Bemisia tabaci chromosome 10, PGI_BMITA_v3 genome containing:
- the LOC109039077 gene encoding uncharacterized protein encodes the protein MTEIEQKVRTKLNAELQPTYLELNDISDGCGSKFQAVIVSEKFVGKSRIDRQRLVYTIIADEMKQIHAFSQRTLTPEEWEKEKK
- the gny gene encoding dolichyl pyrophosphate Man9GlcNAc2 alpha-1,3-glucosyltransferase, with translation MESIISSAKYLIILIGILLRWCTSLHPHSGQNKPPLFGDYEAQRHWMEITTNLPVGEWYHNTTRNDLLYWGLDYPPLTAYHMWLCGVISSILYPQSVELFSSRGYESYGHKIFMRSTVLISDLLIFFPAMYYYFLVINSSKNNVRGHNQSLLGILIALTFPGLIIVDYGHFQYNCVSLGLMTAAVAAVFKGSYKFACVLFALALNYKQMELYHALPFFFYLLGLIFKKYQKTRSIFGVALSFMTFAAMVLSTFLIVWFPFIFDASQVSQILHRVFPIYRGVFEDKVANFWCFFNVFYKLRAHCSNETIAQICLVTTAAAVLPSCFNLFIKPTLHKFKLSLIIVSLGFFLFSYHVHEKSILLVSVPVILHFLKDPFPCFWFLTVSTLSLSHLVVKDNLIIAFVALTGLFILISLSSMRKFSSINLASKSSSKSSGFLRGSIKKTHLFFLSVVGYFYLFVGLVSIEPPQRYPDIFPLLLAVYSFVHFASFFVYFYSQQFSTAEAKKEQ
- the Mvk gene encoding mevalonate kinase is translated as MADSNNKINFCTSSPGKIILFGEHSVVYGKLAVAASISNRTTATFKEVEGDVFTLNLPKLGYCETFELANLQSKLDENIPLKKKISKQQTDLGTVGLVDIDALLELSGKDVNFNASVEQSDAIRKALHAFFFLFRGILGTTLVNVPPSTLEIDSELELGAGTGSSASFCVTLAAAFIQLLKQRTPPGYRVSKHEYRNFTFDGSLESFSEKEKIIISCWALHGEKINHGKPSGLDNSVCTHGAILQMNVRGFLKHEGGFQCMDLNIKLSVLLINSGVSRDTKSLVSKVRSLKARHEGVINLILNSMEGIAEKGVLTLQKLSDLEKAKASDKDIRSLYTVLEELFDLNHGLLSTLQVSHEKLEHIRAITAGFGLHTKLTGAGGGGYAIALIPPDYPVNVLPECINQLEANNYQTRQIYLGGEGVNVKQLS